In a single window of the Rhizoctonia solani chromosome 16, complete sequence genome:
- a CDS encoding DNA repair protein RHP42 — protein MESTDEEDFWDEVEVPQPVSYTVAETIEIPLTETEPRQPLDYDIEVTITKKGASTNEQQAEAIAKRQAAAHNRLVRLESHKLHTISLLASLSIRNKWLNDQALKARLLAHPDPARRGRLFETALVRLVSWFAPSSPATTQNLYVERPSDGWFRITNPGHIKSHTFEAGMRRIQVLEKREAERKARRAKRQERRAKRARARIKGKGKARDIKIWMLVTEDEWYAPERLRSPNSIAKHALQRSGSRDMAALVFVAIVRALGIPARLVSSLQCVPWALPKDYASKARKPKDKTTVTSKRDDQDTAVDEDAMPGVSSRVGSPNSTGANSVLSATAYHTDRSADHSDNPTRLKPSIKRKRGPGTGNNPISMIEGNQAPTLWAEVFSRPDGRWIPVDPVRGFVNRAGLFERRDQAGKRKAEKLMYVVAMEEDGYARDVTARYAKNFGAHQARARARIAAGRKNGKVEWWDSVMRVLKRPYALHRDDVEDAELSHQRALEGLPSSISAFKDHPIYALERHLRRDEAIHPRTEIAHFRGEPVFPRRNVLSLKPAEGWMRQGRVLRSGMQPIKMVKARASTIRKKRELEVRREDEGEVMVGMYAEWQTELYKSPPVIDGKIPTNDFGNIDLYVPTMLPEGAVHIPQKGCAKVARKLGINFAEAVTGFEFRNRQATPIITGIVIAAGNEQVFLEALASHIRLEQAKEATKRRERVLQRWTRLVQGLRIVQRVNEQYSGDNRPGIDENASADGTWSFLDDLKDVVRPYNLPQAQPIVPKLITEEEDRGVSELMMPQELLHGMPDSPSRYTWSALMEDDERHDEHAELESPTELMSRDTTNMEPPLTMQELADKLSRAREQGNSEPTNGETEVIPDATTPPLPEMESDRHVTKASPEDNDAKPNPIDNRSEANQNNTGKTTRQLRRSSRRHNALSTTPAPATPTPTRTLRPRRKP, from the exons ATGGAATCTACCGACGAAGAGGACTTCTGGGATGAAGTTGAAGTTCCTCAGCCAGTGTCTTACACGGTAGCCGAGACTATCGAAATACCATTGACAGAGACAGAGCCCCGCCAACCACTAGACTACGACATCGAGGTAACGATAACCAAGAAAGGTGCTTCAACCAACGAACAACAGGCCGAGGCTATAGC AAAACGACAGGCTGCTGCTCACAATCGACTTGTTCGTCTTGAATCTCATAAATTACACACTATATCGCTTTTGGCCTCTCTGTCTATACGGAATAAATGGTTAAACGACCAAGCGCTTAAG GCTCGACTATT AGCACATCCGGACCCCGCTCGTCGAGGGAGATTGTTTGAAACAGCGCTCGTTCGCCTTGTGAGCTGGTTCGCGCCATCATCTCCCGCCACTACCCAAAACCTCTACGTGGAACGCCCTTCTGATGGTTGGTTCCGAATCACAAACCCCGGGCACATCAAATCCCACACCTTCGAAGCTGGGATGCGTCGAATCCAGGTACTTGAAAAACGAGAGGCCGAAAGGAAAGCCCGCCGAGCCAAACGCCAGGAACGTCGTGCTAAACGAGCACGAGCACGCATTAAAGGGAAAGGGAAGGCTCGGGAC ATCAAGATCTGGATGTTGGTGACTGAAGACGAATGGTACGCACCGGAACGTCTCCGCTCTCCCAATTCGATCGCCAAGCATGCTCTGCAACGATCCGGAAGTCGTGATATGGCAGCCTTGGTTTTTGTTGCAATTGTCAGAGCTTTAGGAATTCCTGCTAGACTTGTCTCAAGTTTACAATGTGTCCCATGGGCTTTGCCAAAGGACTATGCGAGCAAAGCTCGTAAACCTAAGGACAAGACAACAGTGACGTCGAAGCGGGATGATCAAGACACTGCCGTTGATGAAGATGCAATGCCCGGAGTTTCCTCCAGGGTAGGCTCACCAAACAGTACCGGAGCAAATAGCGTATTGTCTGCCACCGCATACCATACGGATAGGTCCGCCGATCACAGCGATAACCCCACACGCCTCAAGCCATCGATCAAACGAAAACGAGGACCAGGTACCGGAAATAACCCTATATCCATGATTGAAGGCAATCAG GCTCCTACACTCTGGGCTGAGGTGTTCTCTCGTCCTGACGGTCGTTGGATCCCAGTGGATCCGGTACGTGGGTTTGTCAATCGAGCAGGTTTATTCGAACGGCGGGACCAAGCCGGGAAGCGAAAGGCTGAAAAACTGATGTACGTGGTAGCGATGGAAGAAG ACGGCTACGCCCGTGATGTGACCGCGCGGTACGCAAAGAACTTTGGAGCTCATCAAGCCAGAGCAAGAGCACGGATCGCCGCAGGACGAAAGAATGGAAAAGTCGAATGGTGGGATTCCGTCATGCGTGTCCTGAAAAGACCATATGCTCTG CACCGCGACGATGTTGAAGATGCGGAATTATCCCATCAGAGAGCTCTAGAAGGTCTGCCAAGTTCTATTAGCGCATTTAAGGATCATCCGATATACGCCTTGGAGAGACACCTTCGCAGAGATGAAGCTATCCACCCACGAACTGAAATAGCCCATTTCCGGGGCGAACCCGTGTTCCCGCGTCGAAATGTGCTTTCTCTGAAGCCGGCAGAGGGGTGGATGCGCCAAGGAAGGGTGTTACGCTCAGGCATGCAACCGATCAAGATGGTGAAAGCGCGTGCAAGCACCATACGCAAAAAAAGAGAGCTGGAAGTTCGTCGCGAAGACGAGGGTGAGGTCATGGTAGGCATGTATGCAGAATGGCAGACGGAGCTCTATAAATCTCCCCCAGTTATCGAC GGCAAGATCCCAACAAATGACTTTGGGAATATCGATCTTTATGTACCGACAATGCTTCCGGAAGGTGCTGTTCATATCCCGC AAAAAGGTTGTGCAAAGGTTGCGCGAAAGCTGGGTATCAATTTCGCCGAGGCTGTA ACCGGTTTCGAGTTCCGCAATCGCCAGGCAACTCCGATTATCACAGGAATCGTTATTGCAGCGGGGAACGAACAAGTGTTTTTAGAG GCTTTAGCTTCCCACATACGATTGGAGCAGGCAAAAGAGGCCACCAAACGCCGCGAACGAGTTTTACAGCGTTGGACACGGCTCGTACAGGGACTTAGGATTGTTCAGAGGGTCAATGAGCAATACTCAGGAGATAATCGCCCGGGCATCGATGAGAACGCGTCCGCAGATG GAACCTGGAGCTTTTTGGATGATCTGAAAGACGTGGTCAGGCCGTATAATCTACCGCAAGCACAGCCCATCGTCCCCAAGCTGATaaccgaggaagaagatagGGGAGTCTCAGAGCTCATGATGCCTCAAGAACTTTTGCATGGCATGCCTGATTCGCCATCTCGTTATACATGGTCAGCGCTAATGGAGGATGATGAACGCCACGACGAACATGCTGAACTTGAATCTCCTACCGAACTCATGAGTCGCGATACCACTAATATGGAACCGCCATTGACTATGCAAGAGCTCGCCGACAAACTCTCCAGAgcaagggaacaaggaaacTCAGAGCCCACAAATGGCGAAACCGAGGTAATACCTGACGCAACTACTCCACCCCTGCCAGAAATGGAATCAGATCGTCACGTCACCAAAGCCAGCCCAGAGGATAACGATGCCAAGCCCAACCCTATAGACAATCGATCCGAGGCTAATCAAAATAACACAGGCAAAACCACCCGCCAATTGCGCAGGTCATCGCGTCGGCACAATGCTCTATCTACGACCCCGGCCCCGGCCACGCCGACCCCCACGCGCACGCTGAGGCCGCGCCGGAAACCCTGA
- a CDS encoding tRNA methyltransferase yields the protein MWSNSRCIAVGDVVILWMTREDIQPIVVTPGKELNGRYGVYRHSDLVGVSYGSKISSRNGKGFIHALRPTPELWTLALPHRTQILYHADISYISMWLGIKPGSAVAEAGTGSGSFSHSIARTVGPTGRLFSFEFHEQRANKAREEFARHGMNEFVVLQHRNVCKDGFGLQNEVDSVFLDLPAPWEAVASAKQALRKDRIGRICCFSPCMEQVLRTVSALNELGFTGQTPTPFENFASNPDYFVHPFLVGRAGVTMYETLTKPHDICSAPMQTVEDAASRLRDIETRKEQRRLKQIEAAARDKKRKRVEGGEGEQSNDHSKRTKVAQLGGESLPELDFFGSPSGNSSSIQQERGPHTNTISPKASEERYIVSKPFGEVRGHTSYLTFAMLVPSTCDSTRSKELTGAQPMGTNSASLRNQRNAGFSDCCDSRGGETLAFLQAGR from the exons ATGTGGTCGAATTCACGTTGCATAGCTGTGGGGGATGTTGTCATTCTATGGATG ACTCGAGAAGATATTCAACCAATTGTCGTAACACCTGGCAAAGAGTTGAATGGTCGGTACGGAGTCTACCGACATTCTGACCTTGTGGGTGTAAGCTATGGGTCAAAAATTTCATCTCGAAACGGGAAAGGTTTTATCCATGCATTAAGACCCACACCTGAGCTGTGGACATTGGCACTTCCGCATAGAACGCAGATTTTGTATCATGCGGACATATCCTATATTTCCATGTGGTTAGGAATCAAACCTGGAAGCGCAGTAGCCGAGGCTG GTACAGGATCTGGGTCATTCTCTCATAGTATTGCTCGAACTGTCGGTCCAACTGGAAGGCTCTTCTCCTTTGAATTCCACGAACAGCGTGCAAATAAGGCGAG AGAAGAGTTTGCGAGGCATGGGATGAACGAGTTCGTGGTATTGCAACATCGAAATGTTTGCAAAGACGGATTTGGTCTTCAGAATGAAGTTGACAGTG TATTTTTGGATCTCCCAGCGCCATGGGAAGCAGTTGCATCCGCCAAACAGGCTCTCAGA AAAGACCGCATTGGGCGCATTTGTTGCTTCAGCCCCTGTATGGAACAGGTCCTACGTACCGTATCCGCCTTGAACGAATTGGGCTTCACAGGTCAGACACCAACTCCCTTCGAAAATTTTGCCTCTAATCCAGATTATTTTGTCCACCCTTTTCTGGTCGGACGAGCAGGGGTTACAATGTATGAAACCCTCACCAAACCACATGACATATGCAGTGCGCCTATGCAAACGGTAGAAGATGCCGCCAGTCGACTTCGAGACATTGAAACACGTAAAGAGCAACGTCGCCTTAAACAAATTGAAGCTGCTGCCCGAGACAAGAAGCGAAAAAGGGTTGAGGGAGGTGAGGGAGAACAAAGTAATGATCACTCTAAAAGAACCAAGGTGGCGCAGCTTGGTGGGGAATCACTAC CTGAATTGGATTTTTTCGGTTCTCCTTCAGGCAATTCGTCTTCAATTCAGCAAGAGCGGGGCCCACATACAAACACGATATCGCCCAAAGCCTCAGAAGAGAGGTACATAGTTTCGAAACCGTTTGGTGAAGTGCGCGGTCATACCTCCTATCTTACATTTGCTATGCTGGTTCCTTCGACATGCGATAGCACCCGCTCAAAAGAGCTAACTGGGGCTCAACCAATGGGAACGAACTCGGCCTCTCTT CGAAACCAGCGCAACGCTGGATTCTCTGATTGCTGCGATTCCCGAGGAGGTGAGACTCTCGCATTTCTGCAGGCTGGTCGTTGA